Proteins from a single region of Chrysemys picta bellii isolate R12L10 chromosome 9, ASM1138683v2, whole genome shotgun sequence:
- the LIMS2 gene encoding LIM and senescent cell antigen-like-containing domain protein 2 isoform X9 — translation MGSSIMRTALSVLSVSDSSQMDSSMRHLCRPCHNREKAKGLGKYICQKCHLIIDEQPLMFRNDSYHPDHFNCTHCGKELTAEARELKGELYCLPCHDKMGIPICGACRRPIEGRVVNALGKQWHVEHFVCAKCEKPFLGHRHYEKKGLAYCETHYNQLFGDVCYNCSHVIEGDVVSALNKAWCVNCFSCSTCNIKLTLKNKFVEFDMKPVCKKCYEKFPLELKKRLKKLSELASKKSHPKAVDLNSA, via the exons GCACCTGTGCAGGCCTTGCCATAATCGGGAGAAAGCCAAGGGGCTAGGCAAGTATATCTGTCAGAAGTGCCACCTGATAATCgatgagcagcctctgatgttcaGGAATGACTCCTATCATCCAGATCACTTCAACTGCACCCACTGCGG GAAGGAGCTGACTGCTGAGGCCAGGGAGCTGAAAGGGGAACTCTATTGCCTGCCCTGCCATGACAAGATGGGTATCCCAATCTGTGGAGCCTGTCGCAGGCCTATCGAAGGACGAGTGGTCAATGCTCTGGGGAAGCAATGGCATGTTGAG CATTTTGTTTGTGCCAAATGTGAGAAGCCATTTCTGGGGCACCGCCACTACGAGAAAAAAGGACTGGCTTACTGCGAGACTCACTACaaccag CTCTTCGGAGATGTCTGCTACAACTGCAGCCACGTGATCGAGGGGGATG TGGTATCAGCTCTCAACAAGGCTTGGTGTGTGAACTGCTTCTCCTGCTCCACCTGCAACATCAAGCTCACACTGAA GAACAAGTTTGTGGAGTTTGACATGAAGCCAGTGTGCAAGAAATGCTATGAAAAATTCCCTCTGGAGCTGAAGAAACGTCTGAAAAAGCTGTCTGAGCTGGCCTCCAAGAAATCGCATCCCAAAGCTGTGGATTTAAACTCTGCTTAA
- the LIMS2 gene encoding LIM and senescent cell antigen-like-containing domain protein 2 isoform X10, which produces MFRNDSYHPDHFNCTHCGKELTAEARELKGELYCLPCHDKMGIPICGACRRPIEGRVVNALGKQWHVEHFVCAKCEKPFLGHRHYEKKGLAYCETHYNQLFGDVCYNCSHVIEGDVVSALNKAWCVNCFSCSTCNIKLTLKNKFVEFDMKPVCKKCYEKFPLELKKRLKKLSELASKKSHPKAVDLNSA; this is translated from the exons atgttcaGGAATGACTCCTATCATCCAGATCACTTCAACTGCACCCACTGCGG GAAGGAGCTGACTGCTGAGGCCAGGGAGCTGAAAGGGGAACTCTATTGCCTGCCCTGCCATGACAAGATGGGTATCCCAATCTGTGGAGCCTGTCGCAGGCCTATCGAAGGACGAGTGGTCAATGCTCTGGGGAAGCAATGGCATGTTGAG CATTTTGTTTGTGCCAAATGTGAGAAGCCATTTCTGGGGCACCGCCACTACGAGAAAAAAGGACTGGCTTACTGCGAGACTCACTACaaccag CTCTTCGGAGATGTCTGCTACAACTGCAGCCACGTGATCGAGGGGGATG TGGTATCAGCTCTCAACAAGGCTTGGTGTGTGAACTGCTTCTCCTGCTCCACCTGCAACATCAAGCTCACACTGAA GAACAAGTTTGTGGAGTTTGACATGAAGCCAGTGTGCAAGAAATGCTATGAAAAATTCCCTCTGGAGCTGAAGAAACGTCTGAAAAAGCTGTCTGAGCTGGCCTCCAAGAAATCGCATCCCAAAGCTGTGGATTTAAACTCTGCTTAA